The following coding sequences lie in one Candidatus Eremiobacterota bacterium genomic window:
- a CDS encoding cystathionine beta-synthase, with amino-acid sequence MASRAPSSEAVRLTYCENALEAIGHTPLVKLNKVVDDARSLVLAKVEYVNPGGSVKDRPAVAMLDAAERQGLLKPGGTIVEPTSGNTGTGLAMAAAIRGYRCILVMPDKMSREKIDLLRAYGADVVITPTDVPPDSPESYYGVANRLAAEIPAAFQPNQFHNHFNPDAHYHTTGPEIWEATGGAITHFVAGIGTGGTISGAARYLKERNPAIYVVGADPEGSIYSGDIPRSYAVEGIGMSYLPETVDLRVIDEMVRISDRDSFLMARRIAREEGLLVGGSSGTAAVAAVKLAKTLTADAIVVVILPDSGRGYMSKIFNDDWMIANGFLADSKRRATVGDVLRSKTPMPPMITVQHEDTVKTALDLLRKYEISQIPVMRGGEQVGSVNDVGVMQSVFDHSDILHQPVSEVMGRPFPALEQAEEIERAYKLLTLANPAIVVTDDAEPIGVLTRQDVITFLSTSSDVVRT; translated from the coding sequence ATGGCAAGCCGCGCCCCGTCCTCCGAGGCGGTCCGCCTAACGTATTGCGAAAACGCGCTCGAAGCGATCGGTCACACGCCGCTTGTCAAGCTTAACAAGGTAGTGGACGACGCTCGGTCTCTGGTCCTCGCGAAGGTCGAGTACGTCAATCCGGGCGGCAGCGTCAAGGATCGACCGGCGGTTGCGATGCTCGACGCGGCCGAACGGCAAGGGCTACTCAAGCCCGGCGGCACGATCGTCGAGCCGACGAGCGGGAATACCGGAACCGGTTTGGCCATGGCGGCGGCCATTCGCGGTTATCGCTGCATTCTCGTGATGCCCGACAAAATGTCGCGGGAGAAAATCGACCTCTTGCGCGCGTACGGTGCCGACGTTGTCATCACGCCGACCGACGTGCCGCCCGATTCCCCGGAGTCCTACTACGGCGTCGCTAATCGTTTGGCCGCCGAAATTCCCGCGGCATTCCAACCGAATCAGTTCCACAATCATTTCAATCCGGACGCGCATTATCACACGACTGGCCCCGAGATTTGGGAAGCGACCGGCGGAGCCATTACGCATTTCGTCGCCGGCATCGGCACGGGCGGAACGATCTCGGGCGCGGCGCGATACCTGAAGGAGCGAAACCCCGCGATTTACGTCGTCGGCGCCGACCCGGAGGGCTCGATCTATTCGGGCGACATTCCACGTTCTTACGCCGTCGAGGGCATCGGGATGAGCTATCTGCCCGAAACGGTCGACCTGCGGGTAATCGACGAAATGGTGCGGATCTCCGATCGCGATTCTTTCTTGATGGCTCGGCGAATCGCGCGCGAGGAAGGGCTGCTCGTCGGCGGCTCCTCGGGCACGGCCGCCGTTGCCGCCGTGAAGCTTGCAAAGACGCTGACGGCCGACGCAATCGTCGTCGTTATTTTGCCAGATTCCGGACGCGGCTACATGTCGAAGATTTTCAATGACGACTGGATGATCGCCAACGGATTTCTTGCCGATTCTAAGCGGCGAGCGACGGTTGGCGACGTGTTGCGAAGCAAGACGCCGATGCCGCCGATGATCACGGTACAACATGAAGACACGGTCAAAACCGCGCTCGATTTGCTTCGAAAATACGAAATCTCGCAGATTCCCGTCATGCGGGGGGGCGAGCAGGTCGGCAGCGTCAATGACGTCGGCGTTATGCAGAGCGTCTTCGATCACTCCGACATCCTGCATCAGCCCGTGAGCGAGGTGATGGGACGTCCGTTCCCGGCGTTGGAACAAGCCGAGGAGATCGAGCGCGCCTACAAGCTCCTCACCTTGGCCAATCCGGCGATTGTGGTTACCGACGACGCCGAGCCGATCGGGGTGTTGACGCGCCAAGACGTGATCACATTTCTCTCGACGAGTTCCGACGTCGTGCGCACGTGA
- a CDS encoding cystathionine gamma-synthase has protein sequence MRFSTKAIHVGQEADPTTGATIVPIYQTSTYTQTRVGEHKGFDYSRTINPTRLALERQLASLEGARFGSAFASGMAATTAVLSLLSAGDHVVVSDDLYGGTYRLFARVLERYGLLFSYVDMTDLNAVSAAIRPATKLFWIETPTNPLLKLIDIHAVCRIAGRSIVAVDNTFATPYFQQPLALGAHVVVHSTTKYIGGHSDVVGGIVITDDESLHEQIRFAQNATGGVPGPQDAWLTMRGAKTLAVRMREHERNAQRVAEFLASRDDVAQVHYPGLPSHPQHELAQRQMSGFSGMLSFELAGPPQRALEFASRLRLFSLAESLGGVESLICHPARMTHGSIPKEERERRGVSDALLRLSVGIEDIDDLLGDLRQALEAMADRPGSELPTPV, from the coding sequence GTGAGATTTTCGACCAAAGCGATCCACGTCGGTCAAGAGGCCGATCCAACGACCGGCGCGACCATCGTCCCCATTTATCAGACCTCCACCTACACCCAGACGCGCGTCGGCGAGCATAAGGGTTTCGATTACAGTCGCACCATTAATCCGACGCGCCTTGCACTGGAGCGTCAGCTCGCCTCGCTCGAAGGGGCGCGTTTCGGCAGCGCCTTTGCCAGCGGAATGGCCGCGACGACGGCGGTACTCAGCCTGCTATCCGCGGGCGACCATGTCGTCGTCAGCGACGATCTCTACGGCGGTACATATCGGCTCTTCGCGCGCGTGCTTGAGCGGTACGGTTTGCTCTTTTCCTACGTCGACATGACGGATCTCAACGCGGTAAGCGCCGCGATCCGCCCTGCCACAAAGCTCTTTTGGATCGAGACCCCGACCAATCCGCTCCTCAAGCTCATCGACATCCACGCGGTCTGCAGGATTGCCGGACGAAGCATCGTCGCCGTCGACAATACGTTTGCAACGCCCTATTTTCAGCAGCCGCTCGCTCTGGGCGCGCACGTCGTCGTCCACTCGACCACGAAGTACATCGGCGGTCACAGCGATGTCGTCGGCGGCATTGTCATTACCGACGATGAGTCGCTGCACGAACAAATTCGCTTCGCGCAAAACGCCACCGGCGGCGTTCCCGGGCCGCAAGATGCCTGGTTGACGATGCGAGGCGCCAAGACGCTCGCAGTGCGGATGCGCGAGCACGAGCGCAACGCACAGCGCGTCGCTGAATTTCTAGCTTCGCGCGACGACGTGGCACAGGTTCACTATCCGGGCCTGCCATCGCACCCGCAGCACGAGCTCGCGCAGCGGCAGATGAGCGGCTTTAGCGGAATGCTTTCGTTTGAACTTGCCGGGCCGCCGCAGCGCGCGCTCGAGTTTGCGAGTCGCTTACGTCTCTTTAGCCTTGCCGAGAGTCTCGGCGGCGTCGAATCGCTCATCTGTCATCCGGCGCGAATGACCCACGGCTCGATTCCAAAAGAGGAGCGCGAGCGGCGGGGCGTCTCCGACGCGCTCTTGCGACTCTCCGTGGGCATCGAAGACATCGACGACTTGCTCGGCGATCTACGCCAAGCGCTCGAAGCTATGGCTGACCGGCCGGGTAGCGAACTGCCGACGCCTGTTTGA
- a CDS encoding esterase: protein MHERSDLARILGLDGNVRIDSIESEALARNPLGDPATRPVVVYLPPAYDAQATRRYPALYVLHGYTADAAALISSRPWETNVVQWADRLIREGRMPPVLIVLVDGFTRLGGSQYVDSVHNGRYATYTVRDVVGHVDRAYRTIASEGGRAVLGKSSGGFGAMHLVFERPGVFAAFASHSGDSYFRYAHIPAFATVHRALEAHGFDIASYVEAFEGKPKHDGTEYTTMEMLAYAAAYSPRSAKAFDIELPFDRATGELRDDVFARWLAFDPAERVATHREQLERLRLRYLDCGRRDEYNLDIGARVVAERIRELGLSVRHEEFDDDHRNVNYRYQVSLPALAGVLDKE from the coding sequence ATGCACGAGCGCTCCGATCTCGCGCGCATTCTTGGTTTGGACGGCAATGTTCGCATCGATTCGATCGAAAGCGAAGCGCTGGCGCGGAATCCGCTGGGAGATCCCGCCACACGCCCCGTCGTCGTTTATTTGCCGCCCGCGTACGACGCGCAAGCCACGCGGCGGTATCCGGCGCTCTACGTCTTGCATGGCTATACCGCTGATGCCGCCGCGCTCATCTCGTCACGGCCGTGGGAAACGAACGTCGTGCAGTGGGCCGATCGTCTCATTCGCGAAGGGCGCATGCCCCCGGTGTTGATCGTGCTCGTCGACGGCTTTACCCGATTGGGAGGCTCGCAGTACGTCGATTCGGTGCATAACGGGCGTTACGCGACCTACACCGTGCGCGACGTCGTCGGCCACGTTGACCGGGCTTATCGCACGATTGCCTCGGAAGGCGGTCGCGCGGTGCTCGGAAAGTCGTCGGGAGGCTTTGGCGCGATGCACCTCGTTTTCGAACGTCCCGGCGTCTTTGCCGCCTTCGCCTCGCATAGCGGCGACTCGTACTTCCGTTACGCCCACATCCCGGCGTTCGCAACGGTCCATCGAGCGCTCGAGGCGCATGGATTCGATATCGCGTCCTACGTCGAGGCATTCGAAGGCAAGCCCAAGCACGACGGCACCGAATACACGACGATGGAAATGCTGGCGTATGCCGCAGCCTATTCCCCGCGAAGCGCGAAGGCCTTCGACATTGAGCTGCCTTTCGATCGAGCGACCGGCGAGTTGCGGGACGACGTCTTCGCCCGCTGGCTGGCGTTCGATCCGGCGGAGCGCGTGGCCACGCATCGGGAGCAGCTCGAGCGTCTTCGCCTTCGCTATTTGGATTGTGGACGGCGCGACGAGTATAATCTCGACATCGGTGCGCGTGTCGTCGCCGAGCGCATTCGCGAGCTCGGTCTCTCGGTGCGCCACGAGGAATTCGACGACGATCACCGCAACGTCAACTATCGCTACCAAGTCTCGCTGCCGGCGCTGGCCGGCGTTCTCGACAAGGAATGA
- a CDS encoding amino acid permease yields MTKLKRVIDLRGAISINIITMIGIGPLVTIPLVIAALGGPLALVGWIAGAVIALCDGLVWAELSSRYPGSGGTYVYLRNVFGPERLGKVLAFLFNWQFLLAAPCLLASGYIGFANYVAYLYPAIGSNVALHDSVAVGVGVVTLGFLYRRTSDVAWLGAALAITAILTIVLVAAAGLWHADLSRAFHGANPVSLNIGFLAGLGTALYITLYDYAGYAEAAFLGDEVTRPERTIPRSIVLSVLIVAVLYVLLQVGVLSAVPWQSLLDAHGQPTVQAQYVGAFVVERSWGRVAAVVVTLLVLVTAFASLYGNMLGLSRIPFAAARDGAFLPAFARLHPRKDFPHIALLVVGALSLIASLFTLDQVIAFLTAGIVLIESIAQIIALAVVRLRRPAAPFRMPLYPLPALVALAGWSWAFVASGPAAITLGLGWLLIGGAVYLIAARAWRWWPFLLASLLFFALPAGARAAETASWSHWNASRVVSDRGYSVLTVDGRPFFAYGAAFFYERMPRERWRPALLAYKQLGINTIDLYVIWNWHAPAQGVLDFTGATDPRRDLLALLRLTHELGFKLIVRPGPVIRNEWRNGGYPAWLLERAAYDMPLHDVLEGRYPATATLQNTDADAAGMEWMTNANHLRSAGDWLRDVLRAIEPYSSDVIAIALDDDQGAYLDNNTWPAPHWRRYVAWLASTVRFVTGSRIPLFINTYEMKVPAASPVWAWGNWYQGSSYRIGDHDLADLDFATGLLQTQAHVPVMQSEFQAGWFQTADDALPRPSDPSNTVLALHELLRDGAHGVVNFPVQDTVYPHGWEAPWANWSYAWDAALTRDLHGSARYAPTSAFGDLVGRYGSLLARTHVVADAAIIWPPTLFAPGTLSNADFSNFGVATVAAQRACNARGLTCTLVDLADEDRALRTAPHLLPLVLSTALERRMSPSGLRKLRALQRARRLFFVAAAVPVARHELKPANVSVLLADDGSYGFVVAINPNGAARRVASVVVPLGRGPVVVPAFSVPARGARVIPVGAVAAAPSVRPAVVLAGAPPFDDPDGTVIANSHLRIVFAPFAGARIAEFSEGSGNAATSIGLLRDATDPPPPVSARDFIAAYTHPLTAGTFNRAYECSRLDALTAQQTICSYDAPDLPVGGGVFKRTLTLRGGSGELIVAEEFAPHDLRSTARLESISGFAFAPGDRLLISSTRSALGILHGERLMLLQWRAGDVARFDVRPTRGAQLVTLIFARRSIQLRLGFHSAHEAAEAQRLVDANQP; encoded by the coding sequence ATGACTAAGCTCAAACGCGTCATTGATTTGCGCGGCGCGATCTCGATCAACATCATTACGATGATCGGCATCGGACCGCTCGTTACGATTCCATTGGTGATCGCGGCGCTCGGTGGTCCGCTCGCATTGGTCGGTTGGATTGCGGGGGCCGTCATCGCGCTCTGCGACGGTTTGGTCTGGGCGGAACTTTCGTCGCGCTATCCCGGTTCGGGCGGGACGTACGTCTATCTGCGTAACGTATTCGGCCCCGAGAGACTCGGCAAGGTGCTGGCCTTTCTCTTCAACTGGCAGTTTTTACTGGCCGCGCCGTGTCTGCTCGCCAGTGGCTACATCGGATTTGCGAACTACGTCGCCTACTTGTATCCAGCGATTGGCTCGAATGTCGCGCTCCACGATAGCGTCGCGGTTGGGGTCGGCGTTGTGACGCTCGGCTTTCTTTATCGTCGAACGTCGGATGTGGCATGGCTTGGCGCGGCCCTCGCCATCACCGCAATTCTGACGATCGTCCTCGTTGCGGCCGCAGGCCTTTGGCACGCCGATCTCTCGCGCGCCTTCCATGGTGCGAACCCGGTAAGTCTCAACATCGGCTTCCTCGCCGGATTGGGTACCGCGCTCTACATTACGCTCTACGACTACGCAGGCTACGCCGAGGCGGCATTCTTGGGCGACGAAGTGACGCGCCCGGAGCGAACGATTCCGCGCTCGATCGTGCTTTCGGTGTTGATCGTTGCCGTGCTCTACGTGCTGTTGCAAGTCGGCGTGCTGAGTGCGGTACCCTGGCAATCGTTGCTCGACGCACACGGACAGCCTACCGTCCAGGCGCAGTACGTCGGCGCCTTTGTCGTCGAGCGCAGCTGGGGGCGCGTCGCAGCGGTTGTGGTGACGCTCTTGGTGCTGGTCACGGCATTCGCCTCGCTTTACGGCAATATGCTCGGCCTGTCGCGCATTCCGTTTGCTGCAGCGCGCGACGGCGCATTTTTGCCGGCATTCGCCCGATTGCATCCCCGCAAAGACTTTCCGCACATCGCGCTGTTGGTCGTCGGTGCGCTCTCGTTGATAGCCAGCCTCTTTACACTCGATCAAGTGATCGCGTTTTTGACGGCGGGGATCGTGCTGATCGAAAGCATCGCGCAAATCATCGCGCTCGCCGTGGTGCGGCTGCGCCGCCCTGCGGCGCCCTTTCGCATGCCGCTCTATCCGCTGCCGGCGCTCGTTGCCCTCGCCGGCTGGTCGTGGGCCTTCGTCGCGAGCGGCCCTGCCGCCATCACCCTGGGCCTCGGCTGGCTGCTGATCGGTGGCGCTGTCTATCTGATCGCCGCGCGCGCATGGCGGTGGTGGCCGTTCTTGCTTGCGTCACTACTGTTCTTCGCACTTCCGGCGGGAGCGCGCGCCGCAGAAACTGCAAGTTGGTCGCACTGGAATGCGTCGCGAGTGGTCTCCGATCGCGGCTATTCGGTCTTGACCGTCGACGGGCGACCGTTTTTCGCTTACGGCGCGGCGTTCTTCTACGAGCGCATGCCGCGCGAGCGCTGGCGTCCGGCGCTGCTTGCCTATAAGCAGCTGGGCATCAACACGATCGATCTCTACGTCATTTGGAACTGGCACGCTCCGGCGCAAGGCGTGCTCGATTTCACCGGTGCGACCGATCCGCGACGCGACCTCTTGGCGCTGCTCCGGCTGACGCACGAACTTGGATTCAAGCTGATCGTTCGCCCTGGGCCGGTGATTCGTAACGAATGGCGCAACGGGGGATATCCGGCGTGGCTGCTCGAGCGCGCGGCGTACGATATGCCGCTGCACGATGTTTTGGAAGGCCGCTACCCCGCGACGGCGACGCTGCAGAATACCGACGCCGACGCCGCGGGCATGGAGTGGATGACCAATGCCAATCATCTTCGTTCGGCCGGTGATTGGCTGCGCGACGTCTTACGGGCAATCGAGCCGTACTCGAGTGACGTGATCGCTATTGCACTCGACGACGATCAGGGCGCCTATCTCGACAACAACACGTGGCCGGCGCCTCACTGGCGCCGGTACGTTGCCTGGCTCGCCTCGACGGTGCGATTCGTAACCGGATCACGCATTCCGCTCTTCATCAACACGTATGAGATGAAGGTCCCCGCTGCATCGCCGGTTTGGGCGTGGGGAAACTGGTATCAAGGCAGCTCCTATCGCATCGGCGATCACGATCTTGCGGATCTCGACTTCGCCACGGGTTTGCTCCAGACGCAGGCGCACGTGCCCGTGATGCAATCCGAATTTCAAGCCGGCTGGTTTCAAACCGCCGACGACGCTTTGCCGCGCCCGAGCGATCCCTCCAACACGGTGCTGGCTTTGCACGAACTGTTGCGCGACGGAGCGCATGGCGTGGTCAATTTTCCGGTTCAAGACACAGTCTATCCCCACGGCTGGGAAGCGCCATGGGCCAATTGGTCCTACGCCTGGGATGCGGCACTCACGCGCGACCTGCATGGGTCGGCTCGGTACGCACCGACGTCCGCCTTTGGAGACTTGGTCGGGCGCTACGGTTCGCTCTTGGCACGGACGCACGTCGTCGCCGATGCAGCGATTATCTGGCCCCCGACGCTTTTTGCGCCCGGAACTCTAAGCAATGCCGACTTTAGCAACTTTGGCGTTGCGACCGTGGCGGCACAACGGGCCTGTAACGCGCGTGGCCTGACCTGCACGCTCGTCGATCTCGCCGATGAGGATCGCGCACTTCGCACTGCACCACATCTTCTTCCGCTGGTTTTGTCGACGGCGCTCGAGCGACGAATGTCGCCATCGGGACTTCGCAAGCTACGCGCGCTGCAGAGAGCGCGGCGACTCTTTTTCGTTGCAGCGGCGGTGCCCGTGGCGCGCCACGAGCTCAAACCGGCAAACGTGAGTGTGTTGCTCGCCGACGACGGTTCGTATGGTTTCGTCGTGGCAATCAATCCGAATGGCGCTGCGCGCCGAGTTGCCTCAGTCGTCGTACCGCTGGGGCGAGGTCCAGTTGTCGTTCCTGCGTTTTCGGTGCCGGCGCGTGGTGCGCGCGTCATTCCGGTTGGCGCGGTCGCTGCCGCTCCGAGCGTTCGACCTGCTGTTGTGCTCGCAGGGGCGCCGCCGTTTGATGATCCCGATGGAACCGTAATCGCAAACTCGCATTTGCGCATCGTTTTCGCTCCCTTCGCCGGCGCAAGAATTGCGGAGTTTAGTGAGGGCAGCGGCAATGCGGCAACCAGCATCGGGCTCTTGCGCGACGCAACCGATCCGCCGCCACCGGTTTCGGCGCGCGATTTCATCGCGGCGTACACGCATCCGCTTACCGCGGGAACGTTCAATCGCGCGTACGAGTGCAGCCGGCTCGATGCATTGACCGCGCAGCAGACAATATGCTCGTATGATGCGCCCGATCTGCCGGTTGGCGGCGGGGTTTTCAAACGCACGCTCACGCTCCGCGGCGGGAGCGGCGAGCTGATTGTTGCCGAGGAGTTCGCACCTCACGATTTGCGCTCGACGGCACGCTTGGAAAGCATCTCGGGTTTTGCATTCGCTCCTGGGGACCGGCTGTTGATCTCGAGCACGCGATCGGCGCTCGGAATACTGCACGGCGAACGGCTTATGTTGCTGCAGTGGCGCGCGGGCGACGTGGCGCGATTCGATGTGCGGCCCACGCGCGGCGCGCAGCTGGTGACGCTCATTTTCGCGCGCCGTTCGATCCAGCTTCGGCTTGGCTTTCACAGCGCTCACGAGGCTGCCGAGGCACAGCGCCTCGTCGACGCGAATCAGCCGTAG
- a CDS encoding HU family DNA-binding protein: MNKLDLVRSAVDRLDLARKDAVALIDGVFEDIQSACMAGEAVKIPGFGQFKVRDRAARMARNPATGEQVKVPAKRVFKFLPAKALKEAVMSKRGSRAGTRKKAGAKSTARKAPATSRKPAGRKRR; encoded by the coding sequence ATGAATAAACTAGATTTGGTGCGCTCGGCGGTCGACCGCCTCGACCTTGCGCGCAAGGACGCGGTGGCGCTGATCGACGGCGTCTTCGAGGATATCCAATCGGCGTGCATGGCCGGAGAGGCCGTCAAGATTCCTGGTTTCGGCCAGTTCAAGGTACGCGATCGCGCGGCGCGAATGGCGCGCAACCCGGCAACGGGCGAGCAAGTCAAGGTTCCCGCGAAGCGAGTCTTCAAGTTTTTGCCCGCGAAGGCGCTCAAGGAAGCCGTCATGTCGAAACGTGGCAGCCGCGCCGGAACGCGCAAAAAAGCCGGAGCGAAATCGACTGCGCGCAAAGCGCCCGCGACGAGCCGTAAGCCGGCCGGCCGAAAGCGGCGCTAA
- the aroA gene encoding 3-phosphoshikimate 1-carboxyvinyltransferase has translation MPENGLIFRPGPLRGSIGVPGDKSISHRALIAGARCEAPLHIANLNPGRDVRATREALNALGASVRTENGRVVVRGGALVAPSAALDCMNSGSTVRMLLGLCAGANLPVGFDGDASLRRRPMEPVAAQLRAFGARIETTDGRLPVRLRGTPEVQTRHFILLTPSAQVKTALLFAGLFGGVGLRVDGDRGSRDHTERLLRYLGADIEWNEHSVTLVSAAPLRGGVVNVAGDFSAAAFFITGAAITPGSAILVRDVGVNATRTGLLEALGAMGAGIELRNQRTISGEPVADIAVEHRPLGPTNINRDLALRAIDEIPLLALAAAFAPGTTSIAGVSELRSKESDRIAGIERLLGAVSVGVAYDAGTLRIAGGSANPRSTIVQTDDDHRIAMAAAILACASGPLRIDSAKSLDVSFPSFVSALDELQKG, from the coding sequence ATGCCTGAAAACGGGCTAATTTTTCGTCCCGGACCGTTGCGCGGCAGCATCGGCGTTCCCGGCGATAAGTCGATCTCCCATCGAGCGTTGATCGCCGGTGCCCGCTGTGAAGCGCCGCTGCATATCGCCAACCTCAACCCAGGACGCGACGTGCGCGCGACGCGTGAGGCTCTCAACGCGCTGGGAGCGAGCGTTCGAACCGAAAACGGGCGCGTTGTCGTACGCGGCGGAGCTTTGGTCGCACCCTCGGCAGCGCTCGACTGCATGAACTCCGGTTCGACGGTGAGGATGCTGCTCGGGCTCTGCGCGGGTGCAAATCTGCCGGTCGGCTTCGACGGGGACGCCTCATTGCGCCGGCGTCCGATGGAGCCGGTTGCCGCGCAACTACGCGCCTTCGGCGCGCGGATCGAAACGACCGATGGACGTCTGCCTGTCAGGTTACGCGGAACCCCCGAGGTGCAGACGCGGCACTTCATTCTGTTGACGCCATCGGCGCAGGTAAAGACGGCCTTGCTGTTCGCAGGGCTCTTCGGCGGGGTCGGGTTGCGGGTCGACGGCGACCGCGGATCGCGCGATCACACCGAGCGCCTTTTGCGCTACCTCGGTGCCGACATTGAGTGGAACGAGCACAGCGTTACGCTGGTGAGCGCCGCGCCCTTACGCGGAGGTGTCGTCAATGTCGCCGGCGACTTTTCCGCAGCCGCGTTTTTTATCACCGGCGCCGCGATTACACCCGGTAGCGCGATTCTCGTTCGCGATGTCGGCGTGAACGCGACGCGCACCGGCCTTCTCGAGGCGCTCGGAGCCATGGGAGCGGGCATCGAGCTTCGAAATCAACGCACGATTTCGGGGGAGCCGGTTGCCGATATCGCGGTCGAGCATCGGCCTCTCGGGCCGACGAACATTAATCGCGACCTGGCGTTGCGCGCGATCGATGAGATCCCGCTTTTGGCACTCGCCGCCGCCTTCGCGCCGGGCACCACGAGCATCGCCGGCGTCTCGGAGCTTCGTTCGAAGGAATCCGACCGTATCGCCGGGATCGAGCGGCTGCTGGGCGCCGTGAGCGTCGGAGTGGCCTACGACGCCGGCACGTTGCGAATAGCCGGAGGCAGCGCCAATCCGCGAAGCACGATAGTTCAGACCGACGACGACCATCGGATCGCTATGGCCGCTGCCATTCTGGCTTGTGCGTCCGGCCCGCTCCGTATCGATAGCGCTAAGAGCCTGGATGTGAGCTTCCCGAGCTTCGTCAGCGCCTTGGACGAGCTCCAGAAGGGCTAG
- a CDS encoding FmdB family transcriptional regulator: MPLYDYACTACGRVHEVRHGFDETYDRPCESCGAPMRRVFNPAPVLFKGSGFYVTDSRRSSATGTKSDKPKDETSTPKAESTKADATKAETPAASGDASTPSKASGSAA, from the coding sequence ATGCCGCTCTATGACTATGCCTGCACGGCGTGCGGGCGGGTCCACGAAGTCCGACACGGCTTCGACGAGACCTACGATCGGCCGTGCGAGTCATGCGGTGCGCCGATGCGCCGCGTTTTCAATCCGGCCCCCGTGCTCTTCAAAGGCTCGGGCTTCTATGTGACCGACTCCCGCCGTTCGAGCGCCACGGGGACCAAGAGCGACAAGCCCAAGGACGAAACGAGTACGCCGAAGGCCGAATCGACCAAGGCCGACGCGACGAAGGCCGAAACGCCGGCGGCATCCGGCGACGCCTCGACCCCGTCAAAAGCTTCAGGTTCCGCCGCCTAG
- a CDS encoding amidohydrolase: MAIEVNEPLVERVVALRRAIHRRPELGFEEFETAALVERELDILGIEHRRVAKTGIVARIVGGRAGRVAALRADMDALPIGERSGVSFSSEVDGKMHACGHDAHTAMLLGAACAFAEMKNELAGSVVLIFQPAEEGPGGALPMIEEGVLDDPRVDAIAMLHVDTRLDVGVVGITPGAVNAAADEFYVSIRGSGGHGGYPHTAIDAIPAAAAMVLALQNVVARETDPLASAVVTVGTIAGGYRNNVIADDVTLGGTLRSHDPEVREALETRLRRIVAGVATAYNVGAEVRIVRGYPPVRNDAQLAEQFAQYVREHSSLRVERPAATMGAEDFAYFADRVPGLLIRLGVRSEASGAVHPGHSALFRIDEAALPLGVTTLALFAKAVAAGEIRS, from the coding sequence ATGGCTATTGAAGTAAACGAACCGCTCGTCGAGAGGGTCGTCGCGCTCCGGCGCGCGATTCATCGTCGCCCAGAGCTTGGCTTCGAAGAGTTCGAGACGGCGGCGCTGGTCGAGCGCGAGCTCGATATCTTGGGAATCGAGCATCGGCGCGTCGCCAAAACCGGTATCGTCGCGCGTATCGTGGGCGGCCGCGCCGGACGCGTCGCCGCGTTGCGCGCCGACATGGATGCGCTACCGATCGGAGAGCGAAGCGGCGTATCTTTTTCATCTGAGGTCGACGGCAAAATGCATGCTTGCGGACACGACGCTCACACCGCAATGCTGCTCGGTGCCGCATGCGCGTTTGCGGAGATGAAGAACGAGCTCGCCGGTAGTGTCGTCCTCATCTTCCAACCGGCTGAAGAAGGACCGGGCGGAGCACTGCCGATGATCGAGGAAGGCGTCCTCGACGATCCGCGCGTCGACGCAATCGCGATGTTGCACGTCGATACTCGCCTCGATGTGGGCGTCGTCGGCATCACGCCCGGTGCGGTGAACGCCGCTGCGGACGAGTTCTACGTGAGCATTCGAGGATCGGGCGGACATGGCGGCTATCCGCACACGGCCATCGACGCCATTCCGGCGGCAGCCGCAATGGTACTTGCCCTGCAAAACGTCGTGGCGCGCGAAACGGATCCGCTCGCGAGTGCCGTCGTCACGGTCGGAACCATCGCGGGCGGATATCGCAACAACGTCATCGCCGACGACGTAACCCTGGGCGGGACGCTGCGTTCGCACGATCCCGAGGTACGCGAGGCGCTCGAAACGCGGTTGCGACGAATCGTTGCCGGCGTTGCGACGGCATACAACGTTGGTGCGGAGGTGCGCATCGTGCGGGGTTATCCGCCGGTACGGAACGACGCGCAACTCGCCGAGCAGTTCGCGCAGTACGTGCGCGAGCACAGCTCGCTACGCGTCGAGCGACCGGCAGCGACGATGGGCGCAGAGGATTTCGCCTATTTCGCCGATCGGGTGCCTGGGCTTTTGATTCGGTTAGGTGTCCGGAGTGAGGCATCAGGCGCGGTGCATCCAGGACATAGTGCGCTCTTTCGCATCGACGAAGCGGCGTTGCCGCTGGGCGTGACGACCTTGGCGCTCTTTGCAAAGGCAGTCGCAGCCGGCGAAATTCGTTCATAA